The sequence ATCGAGAACTTCTCCTCGGCGTCGAATTCCGCGTAATTCCGGTGCACCTTCAGTGCGCTCTGCGAGATGAACCCGAGACCACGCCACTCGAAATGTGGTCGCAGCTCGAACGTTTCGGCCATCAATTTCAGCGCCTGCACGTTGCCCTCCGGGCGCACCACCCGCTTGTACTGATTCTCGATCTCGCAGCGTCCCTCCCGAATCTGCTGGAGCAGCATGTGCACCGAGGCGAGGATGTCGAGGGGCTCGAAGCCGGCGACGACCATCGGTTTGCCATACACCTCGGATACGAAGCGGTACGGGCGCAGTCCGACCACCGTGGACACGTGCCCGGGGCCGAGGAACCCGGACAGCCGCAGGTCCGGCGACTCCAGGATCGCCTTGATGGGCGGAACGATCGTGACGTGGTTGCAGAACACGCTGAAGTTCGTCACCCCGAGTGCCCGCGCCCGCACCAGGGTCACGGCCGTCGACGGCGCTGTGGTCTCGAAGCCGACCGCGAAAAACACCACCTGCTTGTCCGGATTGTCGATGGCGACCTTCAGGGCGTCGAGCGGTGAGTACACGAACCGGACGTCCGCGCCCCGCGCCTTGGCCTCGATGAGATTGCCCTTCGAGCCGGGCACGCGCATCATGTCGCCGAAGGTGGTGAAGATGACACCGGGCTGTTCCGCGAGCCACATCGCGTCGTCGACGCGGCCCATGGGGATGACGCACACCGGGCATCCGGGCCCGTGCACCAACTCCACCGATTCGGGCAGCAGGTGCTCGATACCGTGACGATAGATCGTGTGGGTGTGGCCGCCACACACTTCCATGAACTTGAACTCGTCACCGCGGGCCAGCTCGGTGATGGACTTGACCAGGGCTCGCGCCGCCGCGGGGTCGCGGAATTCGTCGACGAACTTCATCACTTACCTCTGACTCTCAGGCGATCTCGGACGAGTTGAACGCGTCGATCTCGTTCACGTAGTCGGCGCCCATCTTCTGCACCTGGTCCAGGGTGAGTTGCGCCTCGATTTCGTCGATCTTCGCCATTGCGAACCCGACGTGCACGAGCACCCAGTCACCGACCACCAGGTTGTCTTCGGCGAGCAGTCGAACACTGATCGTTCTCTGGACGCCGTTCACGTCCACCTTGGCCAGATGCTGTTGGGCGTCGACGATGTCGACCACCTGACCGGGTATTCCCAAGCACATCGGGTTTCTCCTCTCCGGGAGGTTCTCAGCAGATCCGGGGGAGGGGGTCACCGACGAGCATGTCGACGATCCGGCTGCCCCCGAATGATGTTCTCAACGCGACGATTCCTGGGGGTTCCCTCAGAATCTCGCCCACGACTGCGGCATTCGCTCCGCGGGGGTGCGCCCGCATCGCCGTCATGGCGGCCTCGGCTTCCTCCGCCGCGACGACGGCCACGAACTTGCCCTCGTTCGCGACGTACAGGGGGTCGATGCCGAGCATGTCGCAGGCACCGAGCACCTGCGGTTGGATCGGCAGGGTTTCCTCGTCGACGATGACGGCGACCTGGGCGGCCTTGGCGAGTTCGTTGCAGACGGTTCCGACACCGCCGCGCGTGGCGTCGCGCATCCACCGTGTCGACGGTGCCGCCGCGAGGAGCGCCTCCACCACCCCGTTCACCGGCGCGGTGTCCGAGGCGATGTCGGCTTCGATCGCGAGGTCACCCCGCGCCAGCATGACCGCCATCCCGTGTTCCCCGATGGTGCCGGACAACACCACCTTGTCGCCGGGCCGGACGAGGTCCGGCGACAACCGCCGGCCGTCGGGGATCACACCGACGCCCGCCGTGGAGATGTACACGCCGTCGGCGGCGCCCTTGCCCACCACCTTGGTGTCGCCGGTGACGATCTGCACTCCGGACAGAATCGCCGCCTCACTCATGTCGGCGACGATCTCCTTCAGCTCCGCGATGGGAAAGCCTTCCTCGATGACGAATGCCGCCGACAGCCACTGCGGCCGCGCACCCGACACCGCGAGGTCGTTGACCGTGCCATGGACGGCGAGGTGACCGATCGATCCACCGGGGAAGCGCCGCGGCTGCACCACGTAGGAGTCGGTGGAGAAGGCGAGCCGCTCACCGGAAGGCAGTGCCAGGGCCGCGGCGTCCCCGAGCTGTTCCAGTTCTTCGTTGCGGAACGCCTCCACGAAGACGGCATCGACGAGCGCGGCCGACGACTTGCCGCCGGCCCCGTGCGCGAGGGTCACCACCTCGTCCAGCAATCGCGGCCGACGCTGACGGAACTTGTCGATGCGTTCGAGGACGCGGTCTTCGCGCTGAGCCGAGGTGGCTGGTTCGGTGGTGCTCATGCATACGCTCCCGGTCTCGCGAGATGTTCCTGGGCGACGGACCACAACCGGTAGCCGAGCATCGCGTGGCTCTCCTGAATGCGATGAATGCTCTGCGAGTGGATGGTGAAGCAATAGTCCAAGTAGTCGGCAACCGCCATCCGCCCGCCTTCGTGTCCCGCGAATCCGATGGTCAGAAGACCTCTGCTCTTCGCCTCGGTCAGCGCCGTCATCAGATCGTCGGAATTGCCGGAGGTCGACAACGCAATGGCCACGTCCCGATCCCGGGCGTGGGCGATGATCTGCCGCTTGAAGATCAGGTCGAACCCGACATCGTTGGCCAATGCGGTCACGACGGCCTGGTCGGCGGCGAGGGACCAGGCCGCGACGGGGCGTCCGCGCGCCGGACGACTGAACAGGGTCGCCAGGGTCGCGGCATCGGTGGAGCTGCCGCCGTTGCCGAACGTGTAGAGGCGGCCACCGCGCCGAAACCTGTCGGCCATCTCGATGCCGGCCGCTGTCAGGCCTTCGCCGTACTCCTCGAGTGAGGCCCGTTGCAGCCGTGCGCTTTCGGCTGCTTTTCCACGCGCCGAGGCGGCCAGGTCGTCGAGGAGGCTCTTCGCGTCCGTCTCCTCGGAGTCGATGAACGGGTAGAGAAAATTGGTGCTCTCGGAGTCGTGCGTGGTCATCCTTCCCTCTCCTGCTCTGCTTGGCGGAGCTCTGTGCCGTCGAGTCGAGTGATCGCTGCTCCCGCATGGACGAGGACCAGGTCGTTCGGCCGCACGTCGGGCAACACGCTGACGTCCACCCATTCCTCACCCGTGGCGGTGCGCACCAGGGCGGGGCCGAGTGCGTCGGCGGGCTCCAGCACCACTTCGCCGAGACGGCCCTCGTCGCTGCAGGTGACGCAGCCGGTCTGGGTGCACTCATCGGTGTCGGGCTTCAGCAGCCCCGAGTGCTCGAAACAGACGTGCGTGAGCTCCCACAACAGGTGGTACATCAGGACGAATCGCCCGGTGGCCGGGACCATCGGGTCGTCGGAATCGACCCACAGGATGTGGTTCGCCGCTCCGGCGGGTGGGCGCGGTCCCGCCCCGATCCACAGGGTTTCGACGCCCCACGCGGGGGCGCGGCGCATCGCGTCCACGACGGCAGGTTCGTCGGCCGACGCGACCGCCAGCAGGACGTCCCCGGGCCGGCTCGCCACCCGGGATTGCGCCACGGGGTCGGGCTCGACGAGTGCGACCGACGGTAACGCGCGTTTTCCCATGATCACCGGGTGCACGAATTCGACCGCCACGTGGTGGGCGTGCGGCTCCCATTGAGGTGAGATGACCCAGAGCGTCGCGCCGTCGTGGAATCTGCGCGCAAGGGCTAGTGATGCGGCGGCAAGGTCTGCCGACAGGTCCGTGTCGACGAGGTGGCCGCCCGCTTCGGTTGTCGTCATTGACTTCGCTCCCGTCCCCGGGCCGGTCGGTCGGGGCTACCGACGTCACGGTCCGCGCATGGTCGCCGCGGCACCGATCACCGCCTGGCCGAGGGAGAGTCCTCCGTCGTTGGGAGGCACCCGGTGGTGGGTGAGGACTCGATAACCGCTGC comes from Rhodococcus oxybenzonivorans and encodes:
- a CDS encoding HypC/HybG/HupF family hydrogenase formation chaperone, whose product is MTTTEAGGHLVDTDLSADLAAASLALARRFHDGATLWVISPQWEPHAHHVAVEFVHPVIMGKRALPSVALVEPDPVAQSRVASRPGDVLLAVASADEPAVVDAMRRAPAWGVETLWIGAGPRPPAGAANHILWVDSDDPMVPATGRFVLMYHLLWELTHVCFEHSGLLKPDTDECTQTGCVTCSDEGRLGEVVLEPADALGPALVRTATGEEWVDVSVLPDVRPNDLVLVHAGAAITRLDGTELRQAEQEREG
- a CDS encoding HypC/HybG/HupF family hydrogenase formation chaperone produces the protein MCLGIPGQVVDIVDAQQHLAKVDVNGVQRTISVRLLAEDNLVVGDWVLVHVGFAMAKIDEIEAQLTLDQVQKMGADYVNEIDAFNSSEIA
- a CDS encoding D-sedoheptulose-7-phosphate isomerase codes for the protein MTTHDSESTNFLYPFIDSEETDAKSLLDDLAASARGKAAESARLQRASLEEYGEGLTAAGIEMADRFRRGGRLYTFGNGGSSTDAATLATLFSRPARGRPVAAWSLAADQAVVTALANDVGFDLIFKRQIIAHARDRDVAIALSTSGNSDDLMTALTEAKSRGLLTIGFAGHEGGRMAVADYLDYCFTIHSQSIHRIQESHAMLGYRLWSVAQEHLARPGAYA
- the hypE gene encoding hydrogenase expression/formation protein HypE — encoded protein: MSTTEPATSAQREDRVLERIDKFRQRRPRLLDEVVTLAHGAGGKSSAALVDAVFVEAFRNEELEQLGDAAALALPSGERLAFSTDSYVVQPRRFPGGSIGHLAVHGTVNDLAVSGARPQWLSAAFVIEEGFPIAELKEIVADMSEAAILSGVQIVTGDTKVVGKGAADGVYISTAGVGVIPDGRRLSPDLVRPGDKVVLSGTIGEHGMAVMLARGDLAIEADIASDTAPVNGVVEALLAAAPSTRWMRDATRGGVGTVCNELAKAAQVAVIVDEETLPIQPQVLGACDMLGIDPLYVANEGKFVAVVAAEEAEAAMTAMRAHPRGANAAVVGEILREPPGIVALRTSFGGSRIVDMLVGDPLPRIC
- the hypD gene encoding hydrogenase formation protein HypD codes for the protein MKFVDEFRDPAAARALVKSITELARGDEFKFMEVCGGHTHTIYRHGIEHLLPESVELVHGPGCPVCVIPMGRVDDAMWLAEQPGVIFTTFGDMMRVPGSKGNLIEAKARGADVRFVYSPLDALKVAIDNPDKQVVFFAVGFETTAPSTAVTLVRARALGVTNFSVFCNHVTIVPPIKAILESPDLRLSGFLGPGHVSTVVGLRPYRFVSEVYGKPMVVAGFEPLDILASVHMLLQQIREGRCEIENQYKRVVRPEGNVQALKLMAETFELRPHFEWRGLGFISQSALKVHRNYAEFDAEEKFSMPGIRVADPKACQCGEVLKGVIKPWECKVFGTACTPETPIGTCMVSPEGACAAYYNFGRLHRETAQLLGQRA